From the Manihot esculenta cultivar AM560-2 chromosome 3, M.esculenta_v8, whole genome shotgun sequence genome, one window contains:
- the LOC110611782 gene encoding probable boron transporter 2 isoform X1, translated as MEESFVPFRGIKNDLKGRLMCYKQDWTGGFKAGFRILAPTTYIFFASAIPVISFGEQLERDTDGVLTAVQTLASTALCGIIHSIIGGQPLLILGVAEPTVIMYTFMFNFAKSRPDLGSKLFLAWTGWVCVWTAILLFLLAILGACSIINRFTRLAGELFGLLIAMLFMQEAIKGLVDEFCIPDRENPKSIQFEFSWRFANGMFALVLSFGLLLTALKSRKARSWRYGSGSLRGCIADYGVPLMVLVWTAVSYIPSGSIPKGIPRRLLSPNPWSTGAYENWTVMKDMLNVPVLYVIGAFVPATMIAVLYYFDHSVASQLAQQKEFNLRKPPSFHYDLLLLGFMVILCGLIGIPPSNGVIPQSPMHTKSLATLKHQLLRNRLVATARKCMSENSSLGQVYESMQEAYQQMQTPLIYQEPSALGLKELKDLTIQIASVGNIDAPVDETVFDVEKEIDDLLPVEVKEQRVSNLLQAIMVGGCVAAMPFIKKIPTSVLWGYFAFMAIESLPGNQFWERILLLFTAPSRRYKVLEEYHATFVETVPFKTIAIFTVFQTAYLLVCFGITWIPIAGVLFPLMIMLLVPVRQYILPKCFKGAHLQDLDAAEYEEAPALSFNLATEIEMSRSASFADDGEILDGMITRSRGEIKSIRSPRVASSTSTPSKEFKTIHSPRFSDKVYSPRVSELKGELSPRQGGRGPFSPRTGEARPSNLGKTG; from the exons ATGGAAGAGAGCTTTGTACCATTTCGTGGAATCAAGAATGATCTTAAGGGGAGATTGATGTGTTACAAGCAGGATTGGACGGGTGGTTTCAAGGCAGGCTTCAG GATTTTGGCACCAACCACGTACATATTTTTTGCATCAGCAATTCCAGTTATTTCTTTTGGAGAACAGTTGGAAAGAGATACAG ATGGGGTTCTTACAGCAGTTCAAACATTGGCTTCTACTGCACTATGTGGAATTATACATTCCATTATTGGAGGTCAGCCTTTGCTGATCCTAGGAGTTGCTGAGCCAACTGTAATTATGTATACTTTCATGTTCAATTTTGCTAAAAGTAGACCTGACTTGGGATCAAAGCTCTTCCTCGCATGGACTGGATG GGTATGCGTGTGGACAGCGATATTGTTGTTTCTACTGGCTATTTTAGGAGCCTGCTCCATCATCAATAGGTTTACTCGTCTTGCAGGAGAATTGTTTGGTCTTCTGATTGCTATGCTTTTCATGCAGGAAGCTATCAAA GGACTTGTTGATGAATTTTGCATACCTGATAGAGAAAATCCAAAGTCAATTCAGTTTGAATTCTCATGGAGATTTGCAAACGGGATGTTTGCTTTGGTTCTGTCATTTGGCCTTCTGTTGACAGCATTGAAAAGCAGAAAAGCAAGGTCATGGCGCTATGGTTCTG GGTCACTTCGGGGCTGCATAGCAGATTATGGTGTGCCATTGATGGTGCTGGTTTGGACTGCTGTTTCCTATATTCCATCAGGAAGTATTCCAAAAGGAATCCCAAGGCGTCTTCTCAGTCCAAATCCATGGTCAACAGGCGCATATGAGAACTGGACTGTCATGAAG GATATGCTAAATGTGCCGGTTCTTTATGTAATTGGAGCTTTTGTTCCAGCTACAATGATTGCAGTGCTCTACTATTTTGACCACAGTGTAGCATCTCAACTTGCTCAGCAGAAGGAATTCAATTTGAGAAAACCGCCTTCTTTCCATTATGATTTACTGCTTTTAGGATTCATG GTCATATTGTGTGGTCTTATTGGAATCCCTCCATCAAATGGTGTTATTCCGCAATCTCCCATGCATACTAAGAGTTTGGCTACACTGAAGCACCAA TTACTCCGTAATCGACTTGTGGCAACAGCACGCAAATGTATGAGTGAGAATTCAAGCTTGGGTCAAGTGTATGAAAGCATGCAAGAAGCCTATCAGCAGATGCAAACCCCATTGATTTATCAGGAACCCTCTGCTCTG GGattaaaggaattgaaagatTTAACTATTCAGATTGCCTCAGTTGGGAATATTGATGCTCCAGTGGATGAGACAGTATTTGATGTTGAGAAGGAGATTGATGATTTGTTGCCTGTGGAGGTGAAAGAACAACGGGTTAGTAACTTGCTTCAAGCTATAATGGTAGGAGGATGTGTTGCAGCCATGCCTTTTATAAAAAAGATCCCAACATCAGTTCTCTGGGGTTATTTTGCTTTCATGGCCATTGAGAGTTTACCGGGTAACCAGTTCTGGGAGCGAATCTTACTGCTTTTCACGGCTCCAAGCAGAAGATACAA AGTTCTGGAGGAATACCATGCTACTTTTGTGGAAACTGTGCCTTTCAAGACAATTGCAATATTTACAGTCTTTCAGACTGCTTACTTGCTTGTCTGTTTTGGCATTACATGGATTCCAATTGCCGGGGTTCTTTTCCCTTTAATGATCATGCTTTTGGTTCCAGTGAGACAATACATTTTGCCCAAGTGTTTCAAAGGAGCCCACCTCCAGGATCTGGACGCTGCAGAGTACGAAGAAGCTCCAGCTTTATCATTCAATTTAGCAACT GAGATAGAGATGAGTAGATCAGCCTCATTTGCTGATGATGGAGAAATTTTAGATGGGATGATCACTCGAAGCAGAGGTGAAATAAAAAGCATACGCAGCCCCAGGGTTGCAAGCTCCACTTCAACACCATCCAAAGAATTTAAGACCATTCACAGCCCACGGTTTTCAGATAAAGTATATAGCCCTCGAGTTAGTGAACTGAAAGGAGAGCTAAGTCCTCGACAAGGTGGAAGAGGACCATTTAGTCCAAGAACAGGAGAAGCAAGACCATCCAATTTGGGAAAAACTGGTTAG
- the LOC110611782 gene encoding probable boron transporter 2 isoform X2 → MYTFMFNFAKSRPDLGSKLFLAWTGWVCVWTAILLFLLAILGACSIINRFTRLAGELFGLLIAMLFMQEAIKGLVDEFCIPDRENPKSIQFEFSWRFANGMFALVLSFGLLLTALKSRKARSWRYGSGSLRGCIADYGVPLMVLVWTAVSYIPSGSIPKGIPRRLLSPNPWSTGAYENWTVMKDMLNVPVLYVIGAFVPATMIAVLYYFDHSVASQLAQQKEFNLRKPPSFHYDLLLLGFMVILCGLIGIPPSNGVIPQSPMHTKSLATLKHQLLRNRLVATARKCMSENSSLGQVYESMQEAYQQMQTPLIYQEPSALGLKELKDLTIQIASVGNIDAPVDETVFDVEKEIDDLLPVEVKEQRVSNLLQAIMVGGCVAAMPFIKKIPTSVLWGYFAFMAIESLPGNQFWERILLLFTAPSRRYKVLEEYHATFVETVPFKTIAIFTVFQTAYLLVCFGITWIPIAGVLFPLMIMLLVPVRQYILPKCFKGAHLQDLDAAEYEEAPALSFNLATEIEMSRSASFADDGEILDGMITRSRGEIKSIRSPRVASSTSTPSKEFKTIHSPRFSDKVYSPRVSELKGELSPRQGGRGPFSPRTGEARPSNLGKTG, encoded by the exons ATGTATACTTTCATGTTCAATTTTGCTAAAAGTAGACCTGACTTGGGATCAAAGCTCTTCCTCGCATGGACTGGATG GGTATGCGTGTGGACAGCGATATTGTTGTTTCTACTGGCTATTTTAGGAGCCTGCTCCATCATCAATAGGTTTACTCGTCTTGCAGGAGAATTGTTTGGTCTTCTGATTGCTATGCTTTTCATGCAGGAAGCTATCAAA GGACTTGTTGATGAATTTTGCATACCTGATAGAGAAAATCCAAAGTCAATTCAGTTTGAATTCTCATGGAGATTTGCAAACGGGATGTTTGCTTTGGTTCTGTCATTTGGCCTTCTGTTGACAGCATTGAAAAGCAGAAAAGCAAGGTCATGGCGCTATGGTTCTG GGTCACTTCGGGGCTGCATAGCAGATTATGGTGTGCCATTGATGGTGCTGGTTTGGACTGCTGTTTCCTATATTCCATCAGGAAGTATTCCAAAAGGAATCCCAAGGCGTCTTCTCAGTCCAAATCCATGGTCAACAGGCGCATATGAGAACTGGACTGTCATGAAG GATATGCTAAATGTGCCGGTTCTTTATGTAATTGGAGCTTTTGTTCCAGCTACAATGATTGCAGTGCTCTACTATTTTGACCACAGTGTAGCATCTCAACTTGCTCAGCAGAAGGAATTCAATTTGAGAAAACCGCCTTCTTTCCATTATGATTTACTGCTTTTAGGATTCATG GTCATATTGTGTGGTCTTATTGGAATCCCTCCATCAAATGGTGTTATTCCGCAATCTCCCATGCATACTAAGAGTTTGGCTACACTGAAGCACCAA TTACTCCGTAATCGACTTGTGGCAACAGCACGCAAATGTATGAGTGAGAATTCAAGCTTGGGTCAAGTGTATGAAAGCATGCAAGAAGCCTATCAGCAGATGCAAACCCCATTGATTTATCAGGAACCCTCTGCTCTG GGattaaaggaattgaaagatTTAACTATTCAGATTGCCTCAGTTGGGAATATTGATGCTCCAGTGGATGAGACAGTATTTGATGTTGAGAAGGAGATTGATGATTTGTTGCCTGTGGAGGTGAAAGAACAACGGGTTAGTAACTTGCTTCAAGCTATAATGGTAGGAGGATGTGTTGCAGCCATGCCTTTTATAAAAAAGATCCCAACATCAGTTCTCTGGGGTTATTTTGCTTTCATGGCCATTGAGAGTTTACCGGGTAACCAGTTCTGGGAGCGAATCTTACTGCTTTTCACGGCTCCAAGCAGAAGATACAA AGTTCTGGAGGAATACCATGCTACTTTTGTGGAAACTGTGCCTTTCAAGACAATTGCAATATTTACAGTCTTTCAGACTGCTTACTTGCTTGTCTGTTTTGGCATTACATGGATTCCAATTGCCGGGGTTCTTTTCCCTTTAATGATCATGCTTTTGGTTCCAGTGAGACAATACATTTTGCCCAAGTGTTTCAAAGGAGCCCACCTCCAGGATCTGGACGCTGCAGAGTACGAAGAAGCTCCAGCTTTATCATTCAATTTAGCAACT GAGATAGAGATGAGTAGATCAGCCTCATTTGCTGATGATGGAGAAATTTTAGATGGGATGATCACTCGAAGCAGAGGTGAAATAAAAAGCATACGCAGCCCCAGGGTTGCAAGCTCCACTTCAACACCATCCAAAGAATTTAAGACCATTCACAGCCCACGGTTTTCAGATAAAGTATATAGCCCTCGAGTTAGTGAACTGAAAGGAGAGCTAAGTCCTCGACAAGGTGGAAGAGGACCATTTAGTCCAAGAACAGGAGAAGCAAGACCATCCAATTTGGGAAAAACTGGTTAG